From one Burkholderia latens genomic stretch:
- a CDS encoding LysE family translocator, with protein MLFIKSVVIGLSIALPVGPIGMLCIQRSLSRGFQAGFATGIGAACADAIYGLLGALGVAGIVTAFPMLTVVLKIGGGAFLVWLAAGIARQAPAAAAARRDVARTTVLRDFFTTFGLTLSNPMTILSFVGIFAALGPLAGPQHGTIGPTVALMVAGVFVGSATWWLCLSSATAALRMKMSLAFMHGLSRASAVVIAGFGAIQLVAGVRGVVGA; from the coding sequence ATGCTGTTCATCAAGTCCGTCGTGATCGGGTTGTCGATCGCATTACCGGTCGGGCCGATCGGCATGCTGTGCATCCAGCGCAGCCTGAGCCGCGGTTTCCAGGCGGGCTTTGCGACCGGCATCGGCGCCGCGTGCGCCGACGCGATCTACGGGCTGCTCGGCGCGCTCGGCGTCGCGGGCATCGTCACGGCGTTTCCGATGTTGACCGTCGTGCTGAAGATCGGCGGCGGTGCGTTTCTCGTGTGGCTGGCCGCGGGCATCGCACGACAGGCGCCGGCGGCAGCGGCGGCACGGCGCGACGTGGCGCGCACCACCGTGCTGCGCGATTTCTTCACGACGTTCGGCCTGACGCTGTCGAACCCGATGACGATCCTGTCGTTCGTCGGGATCTTCGCGGCGCTTGGCCCGCTGGCGGGCCCGCAGCACGGCACGATCGGGCCGACCGTCGCGCTGATGGTCGCCGGCGTGTTCGTGGGGTCGGCCACGTGGTGGCTGTGCCTGAGCAGTGCGACCGCCGCATTGCGCATGAAGATGTCGCTGGCGTTCATGCACGGGCTGTCGCGCGCCTCGGCCGTCGTGATTGCGGGGTTCGGCGCGATCCAGCTGGTCGCGGGCGTGCGCGGCGTCGTGGGCGCCTGA